A region of the Vanrija pseudolonga chromosome 2, complete sequence genome:
AGGAGGAGAGGCACAAACACGGCGGGGACCAAGGTCTGATTTGTGTGAATGGTCAATGAGATCTGTCTAGtcgacagcagcgagcagaACAGAGCAGCATGCATCACGCGGCGCACTCGGCGCAACCCCAGAACTGAGCGGCGCTAGCTGCCccgcgtggcggcggcggcgctgtggcGTCAAGGACAGGCGTCGTTGgtgtggccgccgctgccgccgttaTCAAaagacgagcagcagccagggCCTtggcacccacccaccctcggtcggctggctgcctgggTCGATGACGGCGGCTCCTCCCACCGACCGACCTGCCTGCCGTCCCGTGCAGCAGCCGCGCCCACCCGCTCGATCGGGCCAATTACGCCAACATGATCAAACAGTGTGTGTCTCGATTGGActggctggtggtgccggcgccgctgccgcgacTGCAAGTATGCACCATCTCATTCACGCGAGGACGACTAGTTGTCGCGCGTGTTAGTAGTTGTTCATGTCTGTAGTCGTCCTtgccttgtcggcgtcgtcgtagAGAAGAAGGGGGTGTTATAATCgtggccctcgccgcctcctcctaGCCACACCTCGtcccctcccaccaccaccaccaccgccaccaccacctccccacGACCCACCATACCCACGCCCCCATGACCCGCGTCTCGCCGCGACACCGGCGCGTGCCGCACGCGTACCGtgccccgcctcccccgccgcccgcgtacTCGTCGCTAttgccctcgctgccgagcctACCACCACTACCGcccctcgaggtcgagctgccctccgacacggacgacacgtcgcgcagctctCTGAGCGACGACTCGACCCCGCCCCGGCGCAGTGCCGACTCTACAGCcgacaacgccgccgacgacaccaaggcTTCGGCATACCGCGCCTTCCTGGCCGACGGTATCTCGAGCGGGCAGTACACCCGCTCCGAGTGTCTCCGTGAGCtcaagcgcctcgtcctcgagctcgagagcgCGTGCAAAAAGGTGCGTAAGGGTCGTTCGTGCTGCTTGTCAAGACATTGCCAGATCAGAtcagagcagagcagagaAGAGAGAGCACCTGCTGACGGGTACCTCAGCGAGGCACGCTGCCCGGTgagactgctgctgcggtcaaagagcgccgccgcttgaCGACCGTCGACGAGTAGGAGGAGGTGTAGCTGCTCTTGAGGCACCAACGACCATCACCACCCACGCCCCTTGACCACATCATACCACTCGACTCTTCCACTTTACCCATTTCCTCGCACGCACCGGCCCGCGCAtacacgcccacgcccagccaTTCTTCATCCATAGCTTCATCGCCCTGTATATAGTCAACCATGCATTGTACCAATTACCTCGATACTCACTCTACAGGCTCTACAGTCTACCCTTCAACACCTCCCAATTTTTCTATTAAACTCATCACAAGCCCTGAGATCTACAGGCTTGGTGACACCCGTCGCCCCTTGGCAACCCCCGCACCCCCCGCTCTCAGTAACTCAGTTCCGCAAAGCCCTCGCCCGTGAGGTACAGCTTGATCTCGCTGGACAGTGCAAACGTGCACACGAGAGCCAGGaagacgagcacgaggatgACGCCCCAGCCGCGCTCATCGACAGGGTCCTTGACCCAGATGTCGACCCGACGGTGAGcttccttgcccttggcatTGTAGACCGTGTCGACGCTGTCCTCAAACCACACGTACAGGCGCTGCGCCTCAAAGTCAaacttgcccttgccgccgcgggtGAGCGTCCACTtgacctcgccctccttgtaTACGCGGTTCGGGAGGAAGATTTCGGTGACACGGGCAGTAGGCGGCGTACCCTTGGAGAGCACCTCGGGGGTTTCGCGCCAACGGTGCGTGAAGAGGTTGGTCGCGACTTCGTACGAGGTCGACATGACAGTTCCGGACGTCGCGATGGCGTACGGGCGCTGGGGTCAGTGGGGGAACAAACAACAAAACTCACCAcaaggacgtcgagcagcCTCGCACCGGCGTCAAGGTCCCCCTTTGTCGCCTTGCCTGCGGCAATCTCCCTGTCACGCAGCTCGTGCGAGAACCACGAAAAGTTCTCCGAGTTCCAatggtcgccgaggtcgtcgcggttTTGCGGGTTGTACGCCCACAGGTTAAAGTGTGCCCGACTCGACTCGAGCGCAGAGATGAGTGCATCGAGCATGCGCTCGTGCCACTTGAAGTCGCCCGTCTTGAAGGCCTCCTCATAGCTGACAGTCAGCGCGAGCTCTCTACCACCACTCACTTCATGTCCATCGGGATGCCACACTCGCCAAACACGATCGGCACCTCGCCCAGCTGCTTGTGAGCCTCGGTGACAATGTTCCTGATCTGCAGAGCATAGTTCTTCTTGACCGCCTTGCCAAAGTACAGCGCGCGGAGCGGGTTCATGCCGCGAGCAAGGCCCTGAACGTTGACCGACAGCGAGCCAAACTTCTTGTTGAACATGGTGTGCAGGTCGTACCAGTGCGGCGCGAACACAAAGTTCTTGGGGCGGGAGTCGGCGGGCCACTCGGGTGCGTACTCGTTCGGAAGCGGCTCGACAAACCGTGCCGCCTTCTTTGGCGCCCGCTTGCTCACCAGCACCTCCCAGCGCTTGACGAAGGGGAAGTAAAAGTCGGGGTAGAAGTTCACGCG
Encoded here:
- the YIR007W_1 gene encoding putative glycosyl hydrolase, which codes for MTEFTPFAPSSSKISILAGNFVDDHGRILHLRGANVGSASKVPTEPRPKIHDHAQSSYVDQPFPLAEAPEHWARLKSWGLTFLRVNVTWDAIEHAGPGEYDKEFLAYFRALLESLRGTGIVAYVSVHQDVWSRYCGGSGAPGWTLEAAGFDLSDDGAKLEASGAAYVGGVRGHRVEGERGLWPTGYTKLACATMNTLFWGGETFAPGLKVGPKGVNIQSYLQDHFLGAFGALIDAVGDLETVIGFEMMNEPHSGYIGLNSIDEWCYETDLHLGHFPSPLQSFSLGSGHATAVPKYVRSFPYPTRVQQRVIANPTDVVAWSSSGPTGGKCPWEKEGVWKWSAEKKIAVALQEDYFAKDRKGRRVNFYPDFYFPFVKRWEVLVSKRAPKKAARFVEPLPNEYAPEWPADSRPKNFVFAPHWYDLHTMFNKKFGSLSVNVQGLARGMNPLRALYFGKAVKKNYALQIRNIVTEAHKQLGEVPIVFGECGIPMDMNYEEAFKTGDFKWHERMLDALISALESSRAHFNLWAYNPQNRDDLGDHWNSENFSWFSHELRDREIAAGKATKGDLDAGARLLDVLVRPYAIATSGTVMSTSYEVATNLFTHRWRETPEVLSKGTPPTARVTEIFLPNRVYKEGEVKWTLTRGGKGKFDFEAQRLYVWFEDSVDTVYNAKGKEAHRRVDIWVKDPVDERGWGVILVLVFLALVCTFALSSEIKLYLTGEGFAELSY